A stretch of DNA from Cellulomonas xiejunii:
GGCGGCGGCCAGTCCACGGAGCGGGGACGCGGCGGCCCGCCGACCGCGCGCAACGTCGTCCTCGTCGTCGGGGACGGGCTCGGCGTCGCCGCCCGCGACGCCATCCGGCTCGCCACCGTCGGCCAGGACGGACGGCTCGCGATGGACGCGCTGCGACACGCGGGGTGGACGCGCACCGACTCGGCGGACCCCGTCGAGGCCGTGACCGACTCGGCAGCGAGCGCGACGGCGTTCGCCACCGGCGTCCGCACCTACAACGGCGCGGTCTCGGTCGACGTCGAGGGGACCCCCGTGACGACGCTGCTGGAGCACGCCCAGCGCGCGCGCAAGGCCACCGGCCTGGTCACCACGGCCCAGGTCACCGACGCCACTCCCGCGGCGTTCGGCGCGCACGTGGCAGACCGGGCGGACCAGAGCGAGATCGCCCGCCAGTACGTCGAGGTGACGCGGCCCGACGTGATCCTGGGCGGTGGCGAGGACTGGTGGTACCCGGAGGGCGACGAGGGCGCGCACCCCGACGACCCCGACGACCCCCGCCCCGAGGTGTCGCGCAGCACCGCCGGTGACCTCGTCGCGCGCGCCGAGGCCGTCGGCTACGACCACGTGACGACGGCCGAGGAGCTGGCCGCGACGCGGTCCGGCCGGATCCTCGGGCTCTTCGCCAACGAGGAGATGTTCGAGCAGGCACCCGAGGGTCAGGGTGACGAGTACGAACCGACCGTCCCGCTGGCCACGATGACCGCGAAGGCGCTGGACGTGCTCTCACGCGACCGGCAGGGGTTCTTCCTGCTCGTCGAGGAGGAGGGCGTCGACGAGATGGCGCACGCCAACAACGCCGCGCTCGCCATCCGGGCAGGTCAGGCCCTGGACGAGACGGTCGACCTCGTGCGGGACTTCGCCGACCGGCACCCCGGAACCCTCGTCGTCGTCGTGGGCGACCACGAGACCGGCGGTCTCGCTGTGGAGAACGTCGATGTCGAGGACGAGTCCGGTGACACCGGCAGCACGGAGCCGTCCGTGACGCAGAGCGTCGAGGACGGCCCCTTCACCGTCGCGGGCAGCGACCTGCAGTTCACCGTCGACTGGACGACCGGCAGCCACACGGGTGGCGCCACGCCCCTGACCGCACAGGGACCCGGTGCCGACCGTCTCGCGCGCACGCAGCACAGCACGGACGTCTTCGACGTGCTCCGCGACGCACTGGGCGGACGTCGCTGACCCCCCGCGGCCCGCCCGAGCCGCGGCGTGCGCAGCCGTCAGACGAGCCCGAGCGCGCGCACTGCCTCGCGCTCCTCGACGAGCTCGGCCACCGACGCGTCGATGCGCTCGCGCGAGAACGCGTCGACGTCGAGGCCCGGCACGATCGTGTAGGCGCCGCCGCTCGCCGTGACCGGGAACGACGAGATCAGCCCCTCCGGCACGCCGTACGACCCGTCGGACACCACGCCCGCCGACGTCCAGCCGCCCTCGGGCGTGCCGTGCACCCACGTGTGCATGTGGTCGATCGCGGCGTTCGCGGCGGACGCTGCCGACGACGCGCCGCGCGCCTCGATGATCGCGGCACCGCGCTTGGCGACCGTCGGGATGAAGGTGTCGCGCACCCACGCGTCGTCGCCGACGACCTCGAGCGCGGGACGCCCGCCGATGGTCGCGTGCGTGAGGTCCGGGTACTGGGTCGCGGAGTGGTTGCCCCAGATCGCGACGCGCGCGATGTCGTCGATCGCGGCGCCCGTGCGCTGCCGCAGCTGCGCGAGGGCCCGGTTGTGGTCGAGCCGCGTCATCGCGGTGAACCGGTCGGCCGGCACGTCGGGCGCGTGGGCCGACGCGATGTACGCGTTGGTGTTGGCCGGGTTACCGACCACCAGGACCCGCACGTCGTCCGCGGCGCCGGCGTTGATCGCCGCGCCCTGCGGGCCGAAGATGCCGCCGTTGGCGCTCAGCAGGTCACCGCGCTCCATGCCCTTGGTCCGCGGGCGGGCACCCACCAGCAGCGCCACGTTCACGCCGTCGAAGGCCGCCTTGGCGTCGTCCGTGATGTCGATGCCGTCGAGCAGCGGGAACGCGCAGTCGTCGAGCTCCATCGCCACACCCTCGGCAGCCTTCACCGCCGGCGGGATCTCCAGCATCCGCAGGCGCACCGGGGTGTCAGGACCCAGCAGCTGACCGGACGCGATGCGGAAGGC
This window harbors:
- a CDS encoding alkaline phosphatase; amino-acid sequence: MVDPTGPDRPVDGDDDVPHRGGSTMRTGLRTWISTGGTVALTLGLAASAAVDVPGGGQSTERGRGGPPTARNVVLVVGDGLGVAARDAIRLATVGQDGRLAMDALRHAGWTRTDSADPVEAVTDSAASATAFATGVRTYNGAVSVDVEGTPVTTLLEHAQRARKATGLVTTAQVTDATPAAFGAHVADRADQSEIARQYVEVTRPDVILGGGEDWWYPEGDEGAHPDDPDDPRPEVSRSTAGDLVARAEAVGYDHVTTAEELAATRSGRILGLFANEEMFEQAPEGQGDEYEPTVPLATMTAKALDVLSRDRQGFFLLVEEEGVDEMAHANNAALAIRAGQALDETVDLVRDFADRHPGTLVVVVGDHETGGLAVENVDVEDESGDTGSTEPSVTQSVEDGPFTVAGSDLQFTVDWTTGSHTGGATPLTAQGPGADRLARTQHSTDVFDVLRDALGGRR
- a CDS encoding malate dehydrogenase — encoded protein: MPAVVTVTGAAGQIGYALAFRIASGQLLGPDTPVRLRMLEIPPAVKAAEGVAMELDDCAFPLLDGIDITDDAKAAFDGVNVALLVGARPRTKGMERGDLLSANGGIFGPQGAAINAGAADDVRVLVVGNPANTNAYIASAHAPDVPADRFTAMTRLDHNRALAQLRQRTGAAIDDIARVAIWGNHSATQYPDLTHATIGGRPALEVVGDDAWVRDTFIPTVAKRGAAIIEARGASSAASAANAAIDHMHTWVHGTPEGGWTSAGVVSDGSYGVPEGLISSFPVTASGGAYTIVPGLDVDAFSRERIDASVAELVEEREAVRALGLV